Proteins encoded within one genomic window of Paenarthrobacter sp. JL.01a:
- a CDS encoding GlxA family transcriptional regulator, with protein MLKSVAVIVVPDFSVFEFGTAFEVFGIDRSDRGSGVPAFDFRVVTPEPGDVRMKSGPSLHVDLGLEAAADADLVIMAPFGRDKDVPESVLEALRAAHARGAWVMSICSGAYALARAGLLDGRRCTTHWHYSQDLAGRYPSVRVDENVLYVQDGTIITSAGTAAGIDACLHLVRVELGANVAAAIARDMVVPPHRDGGQAQFIDRPMPSCGSAPMEALLRWMVEHLDEEHSVNELAARLHMSPRTFARRFRAETGTTPAAWLNSQRVLRAQELLETTELNIDEIAREAGFGHSVLLRHHFAKVLDTSPQSYRRAFRGQLAEAI; from the coding sequence ATGTTGAAATCAGTGGCAGTGATCGTGGTTCCGGACTTCTCCGTGTTCGAGTTCGGCACGGCTTTCGAGGTCTTCGGCATCGACAGATCCGACCGCGGCTCCGGTGTTCCGGCCTTCGACTTCCGGGTGGTCACACCGGAGCCCGGAGACGTCCGCATGAAGTCAGGGCCCTCCCTCCACGTGGACCTCGGACTCGAAGCTGCGGCGGATGCCGATCTGGTGATCATGGCGCCGTTTGGCAGGGACAAGGATGTCCCTGAGTCCGTCCTGGAAGCCCTGCGCGCGGCCCACGCCAGGGGAGCCTGGGTGATGTCCATTTGTTCAGGAGCCTATGCGCTGGCCCGCGCAGGATTGCTGGATGGGCGGCGTTGCACCACGCACTGGCACTACTCCCAGGACCTCGCCGGCCGGTACCCCTCCGTCAGGGTTGATGAGAACGTCCTCTACGTCCAGGACGGGACCATCATCACCAGCGCCGGCACCGCGGCAGGGATTGACGCTTGCCTGCACCTGGTCCGTGTGGAGCTCGGCGCCAACGTAGCCGCTGCGATTGCCCGCGACATGGTGGTGCCGCCGCATCGGGATGGCGGCCAGGCCCAGTTCATTGACCGGCCCATGCCAAGCTGCGGATCGGCGCCCATGGAGGCTCTGCTCCGGTGGATGGTCGAACACCTGGATGAAGAACACAGTGTGAACGAACTGGCAGCGCGCCTGCACATGTCGCCACGCACCTTTGCCCGCCGTTTCCGCGCAGAAACAGGGACCACCCCCGCGGCGTGGTTGAACTCGCAGAGGGTGCTGCGGGCGCAGGAACTGCTGGAAACCACCGAGTTGAACATTGACGAGATCGCCCGTGAAGCCGGCTTCGGGCACTCGGTCCTGCTCAGGCACCACTTCGCGAAAGTGCTCGATACCAGTCCACAAAGCTACCGGCGGGCGTTCCGGGGGCAACTGGCCGAGGCCATCTAG
- a CDS encoding helix-turn-helix transcriptional regulator, whose translation MIQTSARLLQLLSLLQVRREWTGPDLADRMGVTERTVRRDIHKLRNLGYPIHASPGIAGGYQLGAGAQLPPLLLDDNEALAVALGLNSVAAGPVAGIGEASVRALAKVEQVLPARLRPRFAMLKAAVTSLPSNAATVDPQQLTVVSAAISDRRQISFDYVTSEGEASRRLVEPYRLVDTGRRWYLVAWDVEREDWRTFRADRFASLPGERRKYTPRPLPAEDLAAYVQQSITRSPYRFDVVVRLRAPLAEAAAVVSSQYATLSADGPAATILRSGWDNLAAPAAYLAALDLDFEILEPEEFRSFARHLSRRLDAAAGPATVDWQQP comes from the coding sequence ATGATTCAAACCTCCGCCCGGTTGCTGCAGCTGTTGTCGCTGCTGCAGGTCCGCCGGGAATGGACGGGACCCGATCTCGCCGACCGCATGGGAGTGACCGAGCGGACGGTGCGCCGGGACATCCACAAACTGCGGAACCTGGGGTATCCCATCCACGCCTCCCCCGGCATTGCCGGCGGCTACCAGCTCGGTGCCGGTGCGCAGTTGCCACCATTGCTCCTTGACGACAACGAAGCACTTGCCGTCGCCTTGGGCCTGAACTCTGTAGCTGCGGGCCCTGTTGCGGGGATCGGCGAAGCCTCCGTCCGCGCCCTGGCCAAAGTGGAACAGGTCCTGCCCGCCCGGCTCCGGCCCAGGTTTGCCATGCTCAAGGCAGCGGTCACGTCCCTGCCCAGCAACGCCGCAACCGTCGATCCCCAACAACTGACCGTGGTTTCGGCGGCAATATCGGATCGTCGCCAGATTTCCTTTGACTACGTCACCTCCGAGGGCGAGGCTTCACGGCGATTGGTCGAACCGTACCGGCTGGTGGACACCGGTCGCCGGTGGTACCTGGTTGCCTGGGATGTGGAGCGTGAGGATTGGCGCACCTTCAGGGCAGACAGATTTGCTTCCCTGCCGGGCGAGCGCAGGAAGTACACTCCCCGGCCTCTCCCGGCGGAGGATCTGGCAGCGTACGTCCAGCAATCCATTACGCGCTCGCCCTACAGGTTCGACGTCGTGGTGCGGCTGCGCGCGCCACTGGCCGAGGCGGCCGCCGTCGTCAGTTCCCAGTACGCAACGCTGAGCGCTGACGGACCGGCAGCGACCATCCTGCGGTCCGGATGGGATAACCTCGCCGCGCCGGCAGCCTACCTGGCTGCGCTGGACCTGGACTTCGAAATTCTTGAACCGGAGGAATTCCGCTCCTTCGCCCGGCACCTTTCGCGCCGGCTCGATGCCGCCGCCGGTCCGGCCACAGTAGACTGGCAGCAGCCATGA